Proteins encoded within one genomic window of Pararhizobium capsulatum DSM 1112:
- a CDS encoding DUF1045 domain-containing protein, with amino-acid sequence MRYALYFTPPADDPLTLSAATWLGRDAFIDGSVAMPAVEGFDAQELKQLTADPRRYGFHATVKAPFSLADGRSESELLQALDEFSAECASFDIPDIVVGQLGSFFALVPAEPCDALQIFAAETVRRFEPFREPLSAEDIARRNPEALPPSQRTNLQTWGYPYVFDDFRFHMTLTGPVPEDRQAPMRQALNRAFAGFVGRPLPITTLALFVEPRRGAPFTVHSLMPLGGAATRKTA; translated from the coding sequence TTGCGCTACGCATTGTACTTCACGCCACCTGCTGACGACCCGCTGACCCTGTCGGCTGCGACCTGGCTCGGCCGCGATGCCTTTATCGACGGCAGTGTCGCCATGCCGGCGGTAGAAGGATTCGATGCGCAGGAGTTGAAGCAGCTGACGGCTGATCCACGCCGCTACGGTTTCCATGCGACGGTAAAGGCGCCGTTTTCGCTGGCGGACGGCCGTAGCGAAAGCGAGCTTTTGCAAGCGCTCGATGAATTTTCAGCGGAATGCGCCTCGTTCGATATTCCTGATATCGTCGTCGGCCAGCTCGGCTCGTTCTTTGCGCTGGTTCCGGCTGAACCCTGCGACGCGCTCCAGATTTTTGCAGCAGAAACGGTTCGGCGTTTCGAACCGTTTCGCGAGCCGCTTTCTGCCGAAGACATTGCGCGGCGAAATCCCGAAGCGCTCCCGCCCAGCCAGCGCACCAACCTGCAGACATGGGGTTATCCCTATGTGTTCGACGATTTCCGTTTTCACATGACGCTTACTGGTCCCGTTCCGGAAGACCGTCAGGCGCCGATGCGTCAAGCGCTCAATCGGGCTTTTGCCGGGTTTGTCGGCAGACCGTTGCCGATCACGACACTTGCGCTCTTCGTCGAGCCACGGCGCGGCGCGCCATTTACCGTTCACTCCCTCATGCCGCTTGGCGGCGCAGCGACACGAAAGACTGCTTGA
- the phnE gene encoding phosphonate ABC transporter, permease protein PhnE has product MSGNPMMSMAEMEAIAARHPALVEGSNRNRKRTALLCLGLALYMIYGWWFFAIGHVLGNANWNIAGSYLADWVSYEVRPDIRISSDGTMQVVYPRYSPLGPNAAPDWVRLDKATVTRTEDVPQASVKPATPAKKSSAFSFMAPDAALGTAVQAEEAKPVTRTEEVVTRAEVSFNASTRIAVSDRKAVATHGGETLLIRLDRPGEVTAEGPLPGWATQRHPGEKITLAFGPTGWADVDAEKISIHNRFLGWANFIFDTNSPFFGKSTAEVFHLITSGERIDPAQSNLSLAWDNILYNSEWQHLDVWTKLLQTIVMAFVGTLFASLIAFPLCFLAARNITRNGILNQVTKRFFDFLRSVDMLIWALFFTRAFGPGPLAGMSAIFFTDTGTLGKLYSEALENIDDKQREGVKSVGAAPLAVQRYGVLPQVLPVFASQALYFWESNTRSATIIGAVGAGGIGLKLWEAMRTNSDWENVAYMVVLILIVVFIFDGVSNLLRSRLMGRRGH; this is encoded by the coding sequence ATGAGCGGTAACCCGATGATGAGCATGGCCGAAATGGAGGCAATTGCCGCCCGGCATCCGGCGCTTGTGGAGGGCTCGAACCGCAACAGGAAGCGGACCGCCCTGCTCTGCCTGGGGCTTGCGCTCTACATGATCTACGGCTGGTGGTTCTTCGCCATCGGCCATGTGCTTGGCAATGCCAACTGGAACATCGCCGGCAGCTATCTCGCAGACTGGGTGTCCTACGAAGTCCGGCCCGATATCCGTATTTCCTCGGATGGGACGATGCAGGTCGTTTATCCGCGCTACTCGCCGCTCGGTCCGAACGCTGCTCCCGATTGGGTCAGGCTGGACAAGGCGACCGTGACGCGCACGGAAGATGTGCCACAAGCTTCCGTGAAGCCTGCGACCCCCGCAAAGAAAAGCTCGGCCTTCAGCTTCATGGCGCCGGACGCGGCTCTGGGAACCGCTGTGCAGGCCGAGGAGGCAAAGCCAGTGACCCGTACGGAAGAGGTCGTGACCCGCGCCGAGGTCAGCTTCAACGCGAGCACCCGCATCGCCGTCAGCGACCGCAAGGCAGTGGCAACCCATGGCGGCGAGACACTTCTGATCCGGCTTGACCGGCCGGGCGAGGTGACAGCGGAAGGGCCGTTGCCCGGCTGGGCAACGCAGAGACATCCCGGCGAGAAAATCACGCTTGCCTTCGGCCCGACCGGCTGGGCGGATGTCGATGCGGAGAAGATCAGCATCCACAATCGTTTCCTGGGATGGGCGAATTTCATCTTCGATACCAATTCCCCCTTCTTCGGAAAATCGACGGCCGAGGTTTTCCATCTGATCACGAGCGGCGAGCGGATCGATCCGGCTCAATCGAACCTGTCACTCGCCTGGGACAATATCCTTTACAATTCCGAATGGCAGCATCTCGATGTCTGGACCAAGCTGCTGCAGACAATCGTCATGGCCTTTGTCGGAACGCTGTTCGCATCTCTCATCGCCTTTCCGCTCTGCTTTCTGGCGGCGCGCAACATCACGCGCAACGGTATCCTCAATCAGGTAACGAAGCGCTTCTTCGACTTCCTGCGGTCCGTCGACATGCTGATCTGGGCATTGTTCTTTACCCGCGCTTTCGGTCCGGGGCCGCTCGCCGGTATGTCCGCCATCTTCTTCACCGACACCGGCACGCTCGGGAAGCTCTATTCGGAAGCACTGGAAAATATCGACGACAAGCAGCGTGAGGGTGTCAAATCGGTTGGCGCCGCGCCGCTTGCCGTGCAGCGTTATGGTGTGTTGCCACAGGTCCTGCCGGTTTTTGCGAGCCAAGCGCTCTATTTCTGGGAATCGAACACCCGGTCGGCGACGATCATCGGGGCGGTGGGCGCCGGTGGTATAGGTCTGAAGCTCTGGGAGGCGATGCGTACCAATTCCGACTGGGAAAACGTTGCCTATATGGTGGTGCTCATCCTCATCGTCGTCTTCATTTTCGACGGCGTTTCGAATCTGTTACGGTCCCGCCTCATGGGACGAAGGGGGCACTAA
- the phnE gene encoding phosphonate ABC transporter, permease protein PhnE: MSVLSTQLSPSGALVERHWQELSRHRRIYTFLGLLVLGLALSGSLWFANETNAGKFFDRLPHFFDFVGDLVPRDGLEIARAMFDLPSPYDDGSFKYNYPEGRLYLTDTIYVPEYFHKMLETLNIAIFSTIIGMFFGFILCFFAARNLMPNPIIRGVVRRLMEILRAFPEVVIAGFFLAILSLGPIPAIIAVSIHTVGALGKLFFEVVENADMKPEEGLRAAGGNWIERVWFGIVPQVLPNFMSYFLLRLEINVRASTIIGAVGGGGIGELLRLSIGQGHEAKTLAIVLLLFSTIIVVDQFSAWLRRRLVGDQAFQLAQ, encoded by the coding sequence ATGTCCGTGCTTTCAACACAGCTGAGCCCAAGTGGCGCCCTCGTCGAGCGACACTGGCAGGAGCTCAGCCGTCACCGCCGGATCTATACGTTTTTGGGGCTTCTGGTGCTTGGCCTAGCTTTGTCGGGCTCGCTGTGGTTTGCAAACGAGACCAATGCCGGCAAATTCTTCGATCGGCTGCCGCATTTCTTCGATTTCGTCGGCGATCTCGTGCCGCGTGACGGCCTGGAGATCGCGCGCGCCATGTTCGACCTCCCCTCGCCCTATGACGACGGCAGTTTCAAATACAATTATCCCGAAGGCCGGCTCTATCTGACCGATACGATCTATGTGCCCGAATATTTCCACAAGATGCTGGAAACGCTGAACATTGCGATCTTTTCGACGATCATCGGCATGTTCTTCGGCTTCATCCTCTGCTTCTTTGCTGCGCGCAATCTGATGCCCAATCCCATCATTCGCGGCGTTGTCCGTCGGTTGATGGAAATTCTCCGGGCCTTTCCGGAGGTGGTGATCGCAGGCTTTTTCCTGGCGATCCTGTCTCTCGGGCCGATCCCTGCGATCATCGCCGTGTCGATCCACACGGTGGGTGCGCTTGGCAAGCTGTTCTTCGAAGTGGTCGAAAATGCAGACATGAAGCCGGAGGAGGGTCTGCGCGCCGCCGGTGGTAACTGGATCGAGCGTGTGTGGTTCGGCATCGTGCCGCAGGTGCTGCCGAACTTCATGAGCTATTTCCTGTTGCGGCTGGAGATCAATGTCAGGGCGTCGACGATCATCGGTGCTGTCGGCGGCGGGGGTATAGGCGAGCTGCTGCGGCTTTCGATCGGCCAGGGACATGAGGCGAAGACGCTGGCGATCGTGCTGCTTCTGTTTTCGACAATTATTGTCGTCGATCAGTTTTCCGCCTGGCTGCGTCGTCGCCTTGTTGGCGACCAGGCCTTTCAGCTTGCCCAGTAG
- the phnD gene encoding phosphonate ABC transporter substrate-binding protein, translating into MLKKILMGAVALTALVGHVQAEDLKEFRVGIIGGENEADRLRNYQCLGDHLKTTLGVEKVSFFPAADYDGVIQGLLGGTLDYAELGASGFAKIYLAKADAVEPILTTVQTDGSTGYHSIMIARKDSGITKLEDLKGKKLGFADPDSTSGYLVPLVTLPEAIGAPVKEYFAETGFGGGHENLVLEVLKGTFDAGTTFGSGVGEWKDGYTSGNLHKMVEKGLLNMNDIVELWKSPLIPNGPIVVRTSMDQDMKTKFKQFMLDLPKTDAACFSAVMGGDFTGFTEVNVDFYKPIIDARKATIGG; encoded by the coding sequence ATGCTGAAGAAAATCCTCATGGGCGCTGTTGCCCTTACCGCCCTCGTCGGCCACGTCCAGGCCGAAGACCTCAAGGAATTCCGCGTCGGTATCATCGGCGGCGAAAACGAAGCCGACCGTCTGCGCAACTACCAGTGCCTGGGCGACCACCTGAAGACCACGCTCGGTGTCGAAAAGGTCTCGTTCTTCCCGGCTGCCGATTATGACGGTGTTATCCAGGGCCTGCTCGGTGGCACGCTCGATTATGCCGAACTCGGCGCTTCCGGCTTTGCCAAGATCTACCTCGCCAAGGCCGACGCCGTCGAGCCGATCCTGACCACCGTCCAGACCGACGGCTCGACCGGCTATCACTCGATCATGATTGCCCGCAAGGATTCCGGCATCACCAAGCTGGAAGACCTCAAGGGCAAGAAGCTCGGCTTTGCTGATCCGGATTCGACGTCCGGTTATCTGGTTCCGCTCGTCACGCTGCCGGAAGCAATCGGCGCCCCGGTCAAGGAATATTTTGCTGAGACCGGCTTCGGCGGCGGTCATGAAAACCTCGTCCTCGAAGTGCTGAAGGGCACCTTCGACGCCGGCACGACCTTCGGTTCGGGTGTTGGCGAGTGGAAGGATGGCTACACGTCCGGCAACCTGCACAAGATGGTCGAAAAAGGCCTTCTCAACATGAACGACATCGTCGAGCTGTGGAAGTCGCCGCTGATCCCGAACGGCCCGATCGTCGTTCGCACATCGATGGACCAGGACATGAAGACGAAGTTCAAGCAGTTCATGCTCGACCTGCCGAAGACAGACGCTGCCTGCTTCTCGGCTGTCATGGGCGGTGACTTCACCGGCTTCACCGAAGTCAACGTCGACTTCTACAAGCCGATCATCGATGCCCGCAAGGCAACGATCGGCGGCTGA
- the phnC gene encoding phosphonate ABC transporter ATP-binding protein, giving the protein MFQLKNVTRQFGKKTAVSSVTFDIPPGQMVGIIGRSGAGKSTLLRMINRLCDLTSGSIHFGDIEVSRLRGSALRHWQRDCAMIFQQFNLVPRLDVLTNVLLGRLNHRSTVLSILNMFTREERIMAIGALERLGIEQVALQQAGTLSGGQQQRVAIARALMQQSRMLLADEPIASLDPLNAKIVMDALRDINERDGITVVTNLHTLDTARNYCERIIGMAHGRVVFDGKPGELTSAAVSEIYGGGAEIEESMTSTSINIPAAALQDNTESAGLKPLVLTGL; this is encoded by the coding sequence ATGTTCCAGTTGAAGAACGTAACCCGCCAGTTCGGCAAGAAGACTGCCGTCAGCTCGGTTACCTTCGACATCCCTCCGGGCCAGATGGTCGGCATTATCGGTCGCTCCGGTGCCGGTAAATCGACGCTGTTGCGTATGATCAACCGGCTGTGCGATCTGACCTCCGGCTCGATCCATTTCGGTGATATCGAGGTGTCGCGACTACGAGGTTCGGCGCTTCGCCACTGGCAGCGTGATTGCGCGATGATCTTTCAGCAGTTCAATCTGGTGCCGCGCCTTGATGTGCTTACCAATGTCCTGCTCGGCCGGCTCAATCATCGCTCCACGGTGCTCAGCATCCTCAACATGTTTACTCGCGAGGAGCGGATCATGGCGATCGGCGCGCTGGAGCGTCTGGGCATCGAGCAGGTGGCATTGCAGCAGGCGGGTACACTTTCGGGCGGCCAGCAACAGCGTGTTGCGATTGCCCGTGCCCTGATGCAGCAGTCACGGATGCTGCTTGCCGACGAACCGATTGCATCGCTCGATCCGCTCAACGCCAAGATCGTCATGGACGCGCTGCGCGATATCAACGAGCGCGACGGCATCACCGTCGTCACCAACCTGCATACGCTGGATACGGCGCGCAATTACTGTGAGCGCATTATCGGCATGGCCCATGGCCGCGTCGTCTTCGACGGCAAGCCAGGGGAGCTGACGTCAGCTGCGGTCAGCGAAATCTACGGTGGCGGTGCCGAAATCGAGGAATCGATGACCTCCACCAGCATCAATATTCCGGCAGCCGCGCTGCAGGACAACACGGAATCCGCCGGCCTCAAGCCGCTGGTACTGACCGGTCTCTGA
- a CDS encoding DapH/DapD/GlmU-related protein yields the protein MSTKLSEAPLIHPSARVVDCTIGRYTEIAERCRIHEAEIGDYSYIMEDGSVWCATIGKFANIASSVRINATNHPVWRATLHHFTYRAKDYWPDADMDDDFFAWRRGNRVVIGHDVWIGHGATILPGVSVGNGAVIGAGAVVSKDVAPYTIVGGVPARLIRERFGADIATRFEKLAWWDWDHARLRTALDDFRMLDADAFLVRHNA from the coding sequence ATGAGCACCAAGCTTTCTGAAGCCCCGCTCATCCATCCGAGCGCGCGCGTGGTCGATTGCACGATCGGCCGCTACACCGAAATTGCCGAGCGTTGCCGTATCCATGAAGCCGAGATTGGCGATTATTCCTACATCATGGAGGATGGCTCGGTCTGGTGCGCGACCATTGGCAAATTTGCCAACATCGCCTCCTCGGTCCGGATCAATGCCACCAATCATCCCGTCTGGCGGGCGACGCTGCATCATTTTACTTACCGGGCTAAAGATTATTGGCCGGATGCGGATATGGATGATGATTTTTTCGCCTGGCGGCGGGGAAACCGGGTCGTCATCGGCCATGATGTCTGGATCGGTCACGGTGCAACCATCCTGCCCGGCGTTTCCGTCGGCAATGGTGCCGTGATCGGCGCAGGCGCGGTTGTCTCGAAGGATGTGGCCCCCTACACCATCGTCGGTGGTGTCCCGGCCCGTCTCATCCGCGAGCGCTTCGGCGCCGACATTGCAACGCGCTTTGAAAAGCTCGCCTGGTGGGACTGGGATCACGCCCGCCTTCGCACGGCTCTCGACGACTTTCGTATGCTCGATGCGGATGCTTTCCTTGTTCGACACAATGCCTGA
- the phnL gene encoding phosphonate C-P lyase system protein PhnL, with amino-acid sequence MATPLVVSDVAKSFTMHLRDGIRLPVVSAVSFSVKKGECVVLGGPSGVGKSSILKMLYGNYGVDAGQILIEHNGQLVDLASAAPRAVLEVRRDTLGYVSQFLRVVPRVSALDVVAEPLVARGVAQIEARERAADLLARLNLPKELWQLPPATFSGGEQQRVNIARGFITDHTVLLLDEPTASLDARNRAVVVEMIAAKKVAGVALLGIFHDEEVRDAVADRIIDVSAFSPRKVAA; translated from the coding sequence ATGGCCACTCCCCTGGTCGTTTCCGACGTCGCAAAAAGCTTCACCATGCATCTGCGCGATGGTATCCGCCTGCCGGTCGTGTCGGCCGTCTCCTTCTCCGTGAAAAAGGGTGAATGCGTCGTTCTTGGCGGGCCTTCGGGCGTCGGCAAGAGCTCGATCCTGAAAATGCTCTACGGCAATTACGGCGTTGATGCCGGACAAATCCTCATTGAGCACAACGGCCAGCTCGTCGATCTCGCCAGTGCTGCGCCGCGCGCGGTGCTGGAGGTCCGGCGCGATACGCTTGGGTATGTCAGCCAGTTCCTGCGGGTCGTCCCGCGTGTTTCGGCACTCGACGTCGTTGCCGAACCGTTGGTCGCCCGTGGTGTCGCTCAAATCGAAGCGCGTGAACGTGCTGCCGACCTTCTTGCCCGGCTTAACCTGCCGAAAGAACTCTGGCAGCTGCCGCCTGCGACCTTCTCGGGTGGTGAGCAGCAGCGTGTCAATATCGCCCGAGGCTTCATTACCGACCACACGGTCCTGTTGCTCGATGAGCCGACGGCATCGCTCGATGCCCGCAACCGCGCTGTCGTGGTCGAGATGATCGCGGCCAAGAAGGTAGCTGGCGTGGCCCTGCTCGGTATTTTCCACGACGAGGAAGTGCGTGACGCGGTCGCCGATCGCATCATCGATGTCTCGGCCTTTTCACCACGAAAGGTTGCGGCATGA
- the phnK gene encoding phosphonate C-P lyase system protein PhnK, with translation MTPLLKVKDVSKFYGSRVGCRNVSFELWPGEVLAIVGESGSGKTTLLSCLSTRLMPTSGTVEYHMRDGQYRDLARMGEAERRFLMRTDWGFVHQNPADGLRMTVSAGANVGERLMAVGDRHYGRIRETAIDWLRRVEIDEDRIDDQPRAFSGGMRQRLQIARNLVTSPRLVFMDEPTGGLDVSVQARLLDLVRGLVQDLGLSAIIVTHDLAVARLLSHRMMVMKDGVVIEQGLTDRVLDDPREPYTQLLVSSILQV, from the coding sequence ATGACACCGCTTCTCAAAGTCAAGGACGTCTCGAAATTCTACGGCAGCCGGGTCGGTTGCCGGAATGTTTCCTTCGAGCTCTGGCCCGGTGAAGTGCTGGCCATCGTCGGTGAATCCGGCTCCGGAAAGACGACGCTTCTGTCGTGTCTCTCCACGCGGCTGATGCCGACATCCGGCACGGTCGAATATCACATGCGTGATGGGCAATATCGCGATCTGGCCCGGATGGGCGAGGCCGAGCGCCGCTTCCTGATGCGCACCGACTGGGGTTTCGTTCACCAGAACCCGGCCGATGGCCTGCGCATGACGGTTTCAGCCGGCGCCAATGTCGGCGAACGGCTGATGGCGGTCGGTGACCGTCATTATGGGCGTATTCGCGAAACGGCCATCGACTGGCTGCGCCGGGTGGAAATCGATGAGGACCGCATTGACGATCAGCCGCGGGCCTTCTCCGGCGGCATGCGCCAGCGCCTGCAGATCGCCCGCAATCTTGTGACATCGCCGCGCCTCGTCTTCATGGATGAACCGACAGGCGGGCTCGACGTCTCCGTCCAGGCAAGGCTTCTCGATCTCGTACGCGGTCTTGTCCAGGATCTCGGCCTGTCGGCGATCATCGTTACCCATGATCTCGCTGTTGCGCGGCTCCTGTCGCACCGGATGATGGTGATGAAGGATGGCGTCGTCATCGAGCAGGGCCTGACCGATCGCGTGCTCGACGATCCGCGCGAGCCCTATACCCAGCTTCTCGTTTCCTCGATCCTGCAGGTGTAA
- a CDS encoding alpha-D-ribose 1-methylphosphonate 5-phosphate C-P-lyase PhnJ yields the protein MRDNVPETDGLASYNFAYLDEQTKRMIRRAILKAIAIPGYQVPFASREMPMPYGWGTGGVQVTAAILGPDDVLKVIDQGADDTTNAVSIRAFFQKVANVAVTTKTGEATIIQTRHRIPEGTLKEGQTLVYQVPIPEPLRFLEPRETETRKMHALEEYGLMHVKLYEDIARNGRIATTYAYPVKVEGRYVMDPSPTPKFDNPKMHRSEALQLFGAGREKRIYAVPPYTDVVSLDFEDHPFEVQQFDKPCALCGAEHVYLDEVVLDDKGGRMFVCSDTDHCEDRREHGHAGSMLASPMSAEKEAAE from the coding sequence ATGCGCGATAACGTTCCCGAGACCGATGGTCTCGCATCCTATAACTTTGCCTATCTGGACGAGCAGACGAAGCGGATGATCCGCCGCGCGATCCTCAAGGCGATTGCCATTCCGGGCTATCAGGTGCCCTTCGCCTCGCGTGAAATGCCCATGCCTTACGGTTGGGGTACCGGCGGCGTTCAGGTCACCGCTGCGATCCTTGGACCGGACGATGTCCTGAAGGTCATCGATCAGGGCGCTGATGATACCACCAACGCTGTTTCGATCCGCGCGTTCTTCCAGAAGGTTGCCAACGTTGCGGTAACGACGAAGACCGGTGAGGCGACGATCATCCAGACGCGCCATCGCATTCCGGAGGGAACGTTGAAGGAAGGGCAGACCCTGGTCTACCAGGTGCCTATACCCGAGCCACTGCGCTTTCTGGAGCCGCGGGAGACCGAAACCCGCAAGATGCATGCGCTGGAAGAATATGGCCTCATGCATGTGAAGCTCTATGAGGATATCGCCCGCAACGGTCGTATCGCCACGACCTACGCCTATCCGGTCAAGGTCGAAGGCCGTTACGTCATGGACCCATCGCCGACGCCGAAGTTCGATAATCCCAAGATGCATCGGTCGGAAGCGCTCCAGCTTTTCGGCGCCGGGCGTGAAAAACGCATCTATGCGGTGCCTCCCTATACGGACGTCGTCAGCCTCGATTTCGAGGACCATCCCTTCGAGGTTCAGCAGTTCGACAAACCCTGCGCGCTTTGCGGCGCCGAGCATGTCTATCTCGATGAGGTGGTGCTCGACGACAAGGGCGGACGCATGTTTGTCTGTTCCGATACCGATCATTGCGAAGACCGCAGGGAGCATGGTCATGCCGGTTCCATGCTCGCCAGCCCAATGTCTGCCGAGAAGGAGGCCGCAGAATGA
- a CDS encoding carbon-phosphorus lyase complex subunit PhnI: MYVAVKGGEAAIANAHRLLADRRRGDRSLPAISIEQIVAQLGLAVDRVMAEASLYDRGLAALAVRQARGDMIEAIFILRAYRTTLPRFGSSVPVDTAEMKIERRVSATYKDLPGGQLLGPTFDYTHRLLDPCLLTDEGVDAPAEKPPLEEPVMRVSDILSGEGLIEDDGVLPQDHVAGDLTREPLEFPLERDLRLQALARGDEGFLLSLAYSTQRGYGRTHPFVGEVRIGEVEVEFDLPELGFAVSLGRIQVTECQMINQFQGSAKSPPQFTRGYGLVFGQSERKAMAMSLVDRALRAEEFGEDIVAPAQDEEFVISHSDNVQATGFVEHLKLPHYVDFQAELDLVRRMRAEYEQKQKTGSGDLREAAE, encoded by the coding sequence ATGTATGTTGCCGTCAAGGGCGGGGAAGCCGCCATTGCCAATGCGCACCGTCTGCTTGCCGATCGCCGCCGTGGGGATCGCTCGCTTCCGGCCATATCGATCGAGCAGATCGTTGCCCAGCTTGGTCTTGCAGTCGATCGCGTCATGGCGGAAGCCTCGCTCTACGACCGCGGTCTGGCAGCACTTGCCGTGCGTCAGGCGCGGGGAGACATGATCGAAGCGATCTTCATCCTGCGTGCCTACCGCACGACTTTGCCCCGCTTCGGTTCCTCGGTTCCTGTCGATACGGCAGAAATGAAGATCGAGCGTCGCGTATCGGCAACCTACAAGGATCTGCCGGGCGGCCAATTGCTTGGGCCCACGTTCGACTATACCCACCGCCTTCTTGATCCTTGCCTGCTGACGGATGAGGGCGTGGATGCTCCAGCCGAAAAGCCGCCATTGGAAGAGCCCGTCATGCGCGTTTCCGACATTCTGTCGGGCGAAGGCCTGATCGAGGACGACGGCGTACTGCCGCAGGATCATGTGGCCGGTGACCTGACGCGTGAGCCGCTCGAGTTTCCGCTGGAACGGGATCTGCGGCTGCAGGCGCTGGCGCGGGGTGACGAGGGTTTCCTGCTTTCCCTGGCCTATTCGACCCAGCGCGGCTATGGCCGCACCCATCCTTTCGTCGGCGAAGTGCGCATCGGCGAAGTCGAGGTCGAGTTCGATCTGCCGGAGCTTGGCTTTGCCGTTTCATTGGGCCGCATTCAGGTAACCGAATGCCAGATGATCAATCAGTTCCAGGGATCTGCAAAGAGCCCTCCGCAGTTCACGCGCGGCTATGGTCTGGTTTTCGGGCAGAGCGAACGCAAGGCGATGGCGATGTCGCTGGTGGACAGGGCGCTTCGGGCGGAAGAGTTCGGAGAGGATATCGTCGCCCCGGCGCAGGACGAAGAATTCGTCATTTCCCACTCCGACAACGTTCAGGCAACCGGCTTCGTCGAGCATCTGAAGCTGCCGCATTATGTCGACTTCCAGGCCGAACTCGACCTCGTCCGCCGCATGCGCGCGGAATACGAGCAGAAGCAGAAGACAGGCAGCGGCGATCTCCGGGAGGCTGCGGAATGA
- the phnH gene encoding phosphonate C-P lyase system protein PhnH: MRVNADKNGAAYRGGFADPVFQAQGIFRAVMDAMARPCTVQSLSGIIAAVKPPAPLSAGAGAIALTLCDADTPVWLSPALRQSAAKAWLAFHAGAPFTETKTDARFAFVEAGGLVPGFGHFSLGTQEYPDRSATLALEVDALTGGPVFRAMGPGIKEEAVFAAAGLPDVFDILWAENHALFPRGVDLILVTGSELLCLPRTTKLERREA, from the coding sequence ATGAGGGTGAACGCAGACAAGAACGGCGCAGCCTATCGTGGCGGCTTTGCCGATCCGGTTTTCCAGGCGCAAGGGATTTTCCGCGCCGTCATGGATGCGATGGCGAGACCCTGCACGGTCCAGTCGCTTTCCGGCATTATCGCGGCTGTGAAGCCCCCGGCCCCGTTGTCGGCGGGCGCGGGAGCCATTGCCCTCACGCTCTGCGATGCGGATACGCCAGTGTGGCTGTCTCCCGCGCTGCGCCAGTCGGCGGCCAAGGCATGGCTTGCCTTCCACGCCGGCGCACCGTTCACGGAAACCAAGACGGACGCGCGTTTTGCCTTCGTCGAAGCCGGCGGATTGGTTCCGGGCTTCGGTCATTTCTCGCTCGGAACGCAGGAGTATCCGGATCGCTCGGCGACACTGGCTCTGGAAGTCGACGCCCTGACGGGCGGCCCCGTCTTTAGGGCCATGGGTCCCGGCATCAAGGAAGAGGCGGTCTTTGCGGCTGCCGGTCTTCCCGATGTGTTCGACATTCTGTGGGCGGAAAACCACGCGCTTTTCCCTCGCGGGGTCGATCTCATCCTGGTTACGGGTTCTGAGCTTCTTTGCTTGCCGCGCACCACCAAACTTGAACGTCGGGAGGCCTGA
- the phnG gene encoding phosphonate C-P lyase system protein PhnG translates to MDAIGQELNLAQKARQRVIGLLAKATRQELEAALENLGATPAHDVVRGPETGLVMVRGQIGGGGAPFNLGEATVSRATIQLASGEVGHGQVLGTDRRKALLAALFDALGQADDHAPAIGTFVDGLEARIAADDLKRAEQTAATRVDFFTMVRGDD, encoded by the coding sequence ATGGATGCAATCGGACAAGAACTGAATTTAGCCCAGAAGGCACGCCAGCGAGTGATCGGCCTTCTCGCCAAGGCCACGCGTCAGGAGCTTGAGGCGGCGCTCGAAAATCTCGGCGCAACGCCGGCTCATGATGTGGTTCGCGGCCCGGAAACGGGGCTGGTGATGGTGCGCGGGCAGATTGGTGGCGGCGGTGCACCGTTCAATCTCGGCGAGGCGACGGTCAGCCGTGCCACGATACAGCTGGCTTCAGGCGAAGTCGGCCACGGCCAGGTCCTCGGGACGGATCGCCGAAAGGCGCTTCTTGCCGCTCTCTTCGATGCGCTTGGCCAGGCCGACGACCATGCTCCGGCTATCGGGACTTTTGTTGACGGACTTGAGGCGCGCATCGCTGCGGACGATCTGAAGCGCGCCGAACAGACGGCTGCGACGCGGGTCGATTTCTTCACCATGGTTCGCGGAGACGACTGA